In one window of Camelus dromedarius isolate mCamDro1 chromosome 7, mCamDro1.pat, whole genome shotgun sequence DNA:
- the LOC105094861 gene encoding olfactory receptor 2A14-like: MDGNQTWITEVTLLGFQVDPALESLLFGLFSLFYTLTLLGNGVILGLICLDSRLHTPMYFFLSHLAIIDMSYASNNVPKMLANLVSQKRTISFVPCIMQTFLYLAFAHTECVILVVMSYDRYVAICHPLRYTVIMSWRVCSVLAATSWVFSFLLALVHVVLILRLPFCGPREINHFFCEILSVLKLACADTRLNQTVIFSACVFILLGPLCLVLVSYTRILFSILRIQAAEGRRKAFSTCSSHLCVVGLFFGSAIVMYMAPKSQHPEEQQKVLSLFYSLFNPMLNPLIYSLRSAEVKGALRRALWKERPM; encoded by the coding sequence CAACCAGACGTGGATCACAGAAGTGACCCTGCTGGGATTCCAGGTTGATCCAGCCCTGGAGTCTTTGCTCTTTggacttttctctctcttctacaCCCTCACCCTTCTGGGGAATGGAGTCATCCTGGGGCTTATCTGCTTAGACTCTAGACtgcacacccccatgtacttttTCCTGTCACACTTGGCCATAATTGACATGTCCTATGCTTCCAACAATGTCCCCAAGATGCTGGCAAATCTAGTGAGTCAGAAGAGAACCATCTCCTTTGTTCCTTGCATTATGCAGACATTTTTATATCTAGCCTTTGCTCACACAGAGTGCGTGATTTTGGTGGTGATGTCCTACGATCGGTACGTGGCGATCTGCCACCCCCTCCGTTACACTGTCATCATGAGCTGGAGAGTGTGCTCGGTCCTGGCTGCCACTTCCTGGGTGTTTAGCTTCCTCCTGGCTCTGGTCCATGTGGTTCTCATCCTGAGACTGCCCTTCTGTGGGCCTCGTGAAATCAACCACTTCTTCTGTGAAATCCTGTCTGTCCTCAAGCTGGCCTGTGCTGACACCAGGCTGAACCAAACTGTCATCTTTTCAGCTTGTGTTTTTATCTTACTGGGGCCCCTCTGCTTGGTGCTGGTCTCCTACACACGCATCCTGTTCTCCATCCTGAGGATCCAGGCAGCTGAGGGCCGCAGAaaggccttctccacctgctcctcccacctctgcGTGGTCGGGCTCTTCTTTGGTAGTGCCATCGTCATGTACATGGCCCCCAAATCTCAACACCCCGAGGAGCAGCAGAAGGTCCTTTCCCTGTTTTACAGTCTTTTCAACCCTATGCTGAACCCACTGATCTACAGCCTGAGGAGTGCAGAGGTCAAGGGTGCCCTGAGGAGAGCGCTGTGGAAGGAGAGGCCAATGTGA